AACTTGAAGAATATTAGTTATAGAAAAATAGGTGATGATTTAGTAGTAGAAGGATATATAGAATGATTTTAGATAAAACAATAGATTAAAATATAAAAAATAATTTTTTGAAGAAGGAGAAAAAATGTTTACTGGAATTATTGAAGAAGTTGGAATATTGGAAGAACTTAGTACAGGTAACAGTTTTGGAGTAATGAAAATCAAATGTAGTAAAGTTTTAGAAGACACTAAAATAGGCGATAGTATAGCTACAAATGGAGTTTGTCTAACAGTTAAAGAGAAAGATTCATATTCATTTAAAGCAGAAGTAATGGGAGAAACTTTAGCTAAAAGTAATTTAGGAAGCTTGAAAGCTGGTAATAAATTAAATCTTGAAAGAGCATTAAGATTTAGTGATAGACTTGGTGGACATATTGTAAGTGGACATATAGATGGAGTTGGTACAATAGTGTCAATACAAAGAGAACAAGATGGAACCTGGTTTACCATTTCTGCATCAA
The DNA window shown above is from Clostridium beijerinckii and carries:
- a CDS encoding riboflavin synthase, yielding MFTGIIEEVGILEELSTGNSFGVMKIKCSKVLEDTKIGDSIATNGVCLTVKEKDSYSFKAEVMGETLAKSNLGSLKAGNKLNLERALRFSDRLGGHIVSGHIDGVGTIVSIQREQDGTWFTISASNDVLKYIIYKGSIGIDGVSLTVADVNDEVFKVSVIPHTLENTILVNKKVNSKVNLECDLVGKYIEKLFAPKAEKEEVEKSHINMEFLRDNGF